CGGTTGAGCTTCATGGCAAGGCTATTTTCTCACGCCTACAAAAAACTCCCCCGCCGTGAAGCAGGGGAGAGGTGGGTTTTCCAGTTCAGAACGTTAGCTCGGCGCTCCCGGCTGGGCAGGTTTGCTCAGGGTCGGGGGCGGCGACACCGGCTGCTCGGGGGCGCTCAGCAGGATTCTCGCCAGCACCTCGCCGACGTTGCTGGCGGTGTGGATCTTGAGTTCGCCCCGGATGCTCTCGGGCAGGTCTTGTAGGTTCGGCTCGTTGTCTTTGGGCACGATGACCTCACGGATACCGCCCTGGTGGGCTGCCAGCAGCTTTTCCTTGACGCCGCCGATAGGCAGCACCCGGCCCCTGAGGCTGATCTCGCCGGTCATGGCGATGTCCATGCGGGCGGGGCGTCCGGTGATGGCGCTGATGACGGCGGTGGCAATCGTGATGCCCGCCGAGGGGCCGTCCTTGGGCGTTGCGCCGTCAGGGAAGTGGACATGCAGGTCCATATTCTTGTAAAACTCCGGGTCTGCGCCGTACTCGGCGGCGTGCTTGCGGAGGTAGGCGACGGCGGCCTGCACCGATTCCTTCATGACGTCGCCTAAGCTCCCGGTCATGATGATCTTGCCGCTGCCGGGGGTCGCCAGCGCCTCGACAACCAGCATGGTGCCGCCCACCGAGGTCCAGGCCAGGCCCTGCGCCACGCCCACCTGGGCTTCCTTCTCCATCCGGTCGGGCTTGAACATCGGGATGCCCAGGTAATCCGGCACGTTCTCGGCGTCCACTGTCCTCACACCTTCCCAGGGGGTTTCCAGCAGTGCGCGGGCGGCCTTGCGGGCCAGCTTGCTGATCATCCGGTCCACGTTTCGTACACCCGCTTCCTGGGTGTACTCCTCGATGATGCGTTGCAGCGCCGCGTCGGTGACTTCCAGGCGGCCTTCCAGCCCGTGTCCACGCAACTGACGGGGCAGGCGGTAGCGTTTGGCGATCTGGAGCTTCTCCGGCATGGTGTAACCGGGAATCTGAATGATCTCCATGCGGTCGAGGAGGGGTCGGGGGATGGTCTGGAGGCTGTTGGCCGTGGTGATGAACATAACCTGCGAGAGGTCGTAGGGCACTTCCAGGTAATGGTCTTGAAAGGTGTGGTTCTGCTCGGGATCGAGGACTTCCAGCATGGCGCTGGAGGGGTCGCCGCGCCAGTCAGACGCCATTTTGTCGATCTCGTCGAGCAGCATGATCGGGTTGACCACGCTGGCATTCTTCATGCCCTGGATGATCCGGCCCGGCATCGAGCCGATGTAGGTGCGGCGGTGGCCGCGAATCTCGGCCTCGTCACGCATGCCGCCCAGTGACATCCGCACAAATTTGCGGTTCAAGCTGCGGGCGATGCTCTTGCCCAGCGAGGTCTTGCCGACACCGGGAGGGCCGACCAGGCACAGGATCGGGGCGCGCAGTTCGGAATCCTCGATGCGCTCTTCCGCCGTGCGCTGCTTCTTCTCGCCCTTCTCGTCGAGTTCGTCGGGCTTGTGGGTCAGCTGCCGCACCGCCAGGAATTCCAGAATGCGCTCTTTCACATCATCCAGGCCGTAGTGGTCGTCGTCCAGAATGGTGCGGGTGCGGACGATGTCCAGAATTTCCTCGTCGCGCTTGCTCCAGGGCACATCGGTCAGCCAGTCGATATAGTTACGAACCACGGTGCCTTCGGGGCTACCGCCGGGCGTGCGCTCCAGTCGGGCCAGCTCCTTGAGGGCCTTTTCCTTGACCTCGGCGGGCATTCCGGCAGCCTCGATCTTCTCGCGCAGGGCCTCAACCTCGGCGGGGCCTTCCTCGCCGCCGCCCAGTTCCTTGCCGATGGCCTTCATCTGCTCTCTGAGGTAGTACTCGCGCTGGTTGGCGTCCATCTGCTCCTTGACGCGCCCGGCCACCTTCTTGTCCATATTGAAGCGCTCGAGGTCGCGGGTCAGGTGTTGCAGCACCAGCATCAGGCGCGGCTGCTCACCGCTGGCGTCCAGCACCGCCTGCTTCTCTTCCAGCGTCCAGGTGGCGTGGTGGGCGATCTGGTCGGCCAGCGCGCCCGCGCTGGTCAGGGTCTTGATGCCCTCGAGCTGGTAGTTGTCGAGCCGCAGCGTCTTGTTCTGGCGCTGGTATTCCTCGAACGACGACTTGGTTTCCTGCATCAGCACCCGCAGCTCGTCGGGGTTGCCGGGCTGGGTGTCCAGGGTCTCGACGCGCACCCGCAGGTAGCTGCCGGGCACCTGATCGAGCATCTTCACGCGCTCCTGCGACTCCACCAGCACCTGATAGGTGTTGTCGGGCAGCCGCACGACCTGCTTGATGACGGCCAGCGTGCCGATCTCAAACAGCTCGCCGGGCATCGGATCGTCGGTGGCGGCGTCCTTCTGGGTGACCACCAGGACGCGGCGGTCTGCCGACTGGGCCTCGTCCACCGCCCGCTTGCTCTTGGGGCGGCCCACGTCGATGTTCATGGTCACGCCGGGCATGATCACCATATTTCTGAGTGCGACAACGGGAAGTTCCCAGATCATGTTTGCTCCTTGAGAACCGGCGCTCAAACTTGCAGGGCCGGAGATAGAGACGGCTTGGGACATCGGCGTACCCTCAGCTCAGGTGTTCTTGGATAAACAGTAGCCGCTGGTAAAAAAGAGTACGCCCTCCAACATGCCGGAATTCTAACGGGCAGGCTGGAGGGCTGCTGTAATCTAAACTGCTTTGTTTTATGCAGACTTCTTGAGTCCCTTAGACTCAAGTACCTTAAGCGGATCATCGATATTCTCGGCGTCGAAGGTCACCTTTTTCAGCGATTCGAGTGGCAATTCGAACAGCAGATCGGTCATGGACTTTTCCAGCACCGCCCGCAGGCCGCGCGCCCCGGTCTTGCGGGCGGCGGCGCGGTGGGCCACTTCCTTGAGGGCTGCCTCAGTGAAACTGATGTCCACGTTCTGGAAGCCGAAGAGGGCCTGGTACTGCTTGATGATGGCTCCCTGCGGCTCGGTCAGGATGCGGATCAGCGCTTCCTCGTCGAGGTCCTGGAGCTGCACGACCAGCGGCAATCTTCCCACGAACTCGGGAATCAGGCCGAACTTGACCAGATCTTCCGGCAGGAAACGCAGCTCGGCCTTCTCGTCACCCTTGTGCTCGGCTCCGAAGCCCAGCCCGCGCACGTTGGTGCGGCTGCGGCCAATGTCGGCGATACCGTCGAAGGCCCCGCCCACGATGAACAGGATGTTCTTGGTGTTGACCTGAACGAGTTCCTGCTGGGGGTGCTTGCGGCCGCCCTGCGGCGGCACCTGCGCCACCGTGCCCTCGATGATCTTGAGGAGCGCCTGCTGCACGCCCTCGCCCGACACGTCGCGGGTGATCGAGGTGCCTTCCGACTTGCGGGCGATCTTGTCGATCTCGTCCACGTAGATGATGCCGCGCTCGGCGGCGGCCACGTCGTAATCGGCGGCCTGGAGCAGCCGCACGATGACGTTTTCCACATCGTCACCGACGTACCCGGCCTCGGTCAAGGTGGTGGCGTCGGCAATGGCGAACGGCACTTCCAGCATCTCGGCCAGCGACTGGGCCAGCAGGGTCTTGCCGGTGCCGGTGGGGCCGATCAAGAGGATGTTGCTCTTTTGCAGGCCCACGTCGGGGTGCGCCAGGCGCTGGTAGTGGCTGACCACCGCGACGGCCAGCGCTTTCTTGGCCTCGTCCTGGCCGATCACGTACTCGTCGAGGTAGGTCTTGATTTCCCTGGCGCTGGGCAACTCGTCGAGGTTGAACTCGCCGCCCGCCTTGCGCTGCTGCTTGACCAGATCGAAGGCGCGCTCGGTACACTCGTTGCAGATGAAGGCGGTGCGGCCCGGAGCTTCGATGAGCTGGACGATTTGGGGGTGGCTGCGGCCACAGAACGAACAACGGTCAGCCACGGGCGGCCTCCTTTACAGGTATAGAGAGCACCAAATTTATGAGGAACAGACGGCGGTTCAAGCCTTCTCCAGTTCGCGGCTGCTCTCGACCACCGAGTCGATCAGGCCGTACTTCATGGCCTCTTCCGGCGACATGAAGTAGTCGCGCTCCATATCGCGCAGCAGCTTCTCGCTGGGCAGGTCGGTGTGCTGGTGGTAGATATTGACCAGTTTGTCGCGCAAATAGAGGGTCTCTTTGGCCTGCACTTCCACGTCGGGGGTGTTGCCCCGGAAGCCGCTGGACCCCTGGTGGATCATGATGCGCGAGTTGGGCAGGGCGTGGCGCTTGCCCTTGTTGCCCGCCATCAGCAGCACGCTGCCCATGCTCATGGCGATGCCCACGCAGATGGTGCTGATGGGGGCCTTGATGTGGCGCATGGTGTCGTACATCGCCAGGCCCGCGTAGACCTCGCCGCCGGGGCAATTGATATACATCTGAATTTCCTGCTCGGGGTTTTGCGAATCGAGCAGCAGAAGCTGCGCCACGACGGTGTTGGCGACCTGCGAATCAATCGGCGTGCCGAGGAAGATGATGCGGTCTTTGAGGAGGCGCGAGTAGATGTCGTACATCCGCTCGCCGCGCCCGGTCTGCTCGATCACATAAGGAATAACACTCATGCCGGGCATTCTAGCGCGGGTCTGCCTTGAAAACGTGCGCTGATGCGGCGACGTTCGCCCCTCTGCGGGGACCAAAAATACAGGCACGAAAAAGCATTGCCGGTGAGTAACGGCACCCAGCGATCATCTCTTATGGCTGCTGCCTTCCGGCCCTGACCAGGTTCGAGCGTCGCCGCTGCGCTACGCCAGCAATGCGGAGGGCAGTGTAGCACCTGCGGGGGCGGGGTGGGAAGCCTGCTGGTCTTTGTCAGACATACACTCCCGTCGTCGACAGTGCAGACCAGGGGGAGAGGGAAAACGTGCGCTGAGACGGCTCCGGTCTCACTGGTCGAGGGCAGGCCACCACAGCCTCAGATCGTAAGAGCTGTGTAAGAGTGCGGCGTTTACCATTCACTCAGCAGCGAAGGAGACACCGACGCCGCCGCAATAGCAACAGGCGAACGCAGCTATTTAATTCTCTTTCTGCGAGCGCTACCCAGGAGAACAGCATGAATAACAAGAACCGTACCCAGGGCTTCACCCTCATCGAGCTGCTCATCGTCATCGCCATCATCGGCATCCTGGCCGCCGTTTTGATCCCCAACCTGCTGGGTGCTCGCGCCAAAGCCAACGATGTGGCAGCTGCAGCCGTGGCCCGCCAAGTGCTCACCGCGATGGCTGCTATGGAAGTCGGCAATCCAAACTCGACTGGTGCAGATGCTACCTGCACCCTCGCTAGCAAGGTCGTCACCGTAGCATCAGGTAATGCTACCCCCACTGCGTCTGTGAATGCTCCTGCTCCGATCACGGATGTTACGTGCACTAGTACCGCTGCCACCTACACGACTGTCGTCACCTACGATGGTGGCAGCACTGGCAAGAGCCCACTCACTGTAGTCGCCGCTAAGTAACTTATAGTTTAATAATAAGGTCGTCCTCCGGGACGGCTTTTTTGTTAGCTATAGACTCTCTAGTGTAATGAATAAAAAATGGAGTACGATCAAGAGCAGTTAAGGCTTTACCATAATAAATCTTCTCTTGGATATTATAATCATTTCGGTAATGCCAGCGGATCAGACCTATTGGCTACCGGCTTTACCGCGAATAGGGGCTGACCTGAGCATCGGATTATGGTGAAAGGTCGATATCACGAAACTTGAGATTGTAGGCGAGCACGGCCAGGGCGACTTTCCGCCGCAAGCTCAACTTGGTTTTGACCTGCCCCCAGCGCAACCCCGCGCCCACGAGAACGGAGAAGGCCGATTCGATGATCTTGCGGGCGGCAGCATACTCTTCCTTCCAACGCGGGTCCGGCGTCTTGGCGTTCGTTTTCGGCGGTGTGCGGTACGTTCCAGATTGATAGCCCTTGTCCCCAATTTGCTTTGGCCCACCATAGGCGGGCCAGTCAACATTCATCTCACAGCCAACGACGAAGTCGTGGACGTTGGCTGGGTGCAGTTCATATTTGGCAATCTTGCCGTTCAGCGTCGTCCAGGCATGTACCTTGTATCCATACACCATCCCAGCGGTGCTAAACCCATACGCGGCACCTGGAAATTTGCAGCGTTTTGCCCGCTTGAAGAGGCAAGTGGGCAGCGGTGCGGAATCGATCACACTGAAGTCGAGTTGCTCGACTTCAACGCTCACGCGCTCAATGACGGGTGTCAAGCGCTCCAGGCGCACCCGCGCCTGGACTTCTGAGGGGAACCACGGAAAGAAATTGGTCTTCAACATCGCCCACCAGCGGCTGAAATACACCGCTTTATGGAGGTGCTGGAGCACCGCGACGGCCACCAATTGTGCATCCGAAATTTTCTCGTGGCGATGGATCAATTTCTCTGGCATCTGTGGGCTCAGCCAGGTCGTGAGGCGCTGGAAGCTGCTGGGGATCGGCGGTAAACTGAGATCGGGACGGCCCATAACACCGTCCCATTTTCATACCTGCTCATCAGTTGTCAACCCCTATTTGCGGTGGCTTTATGTATCTGTCCTAGTTCAGTGTCTACATCAATCAAGTCCAAGTCGTAACTACTGGGCGGCCCTCATTTCTCTGGGTCCGTCTGCCACTTTAAGTTCGTTCTTTTCCGCTACCCTCTCCCCATGACCCTCCCCGCCCTCAAAGAATGGGACGCCCAGGCCCAGGCCCTCACCAGCGGCCAGACCGCCGTGATTCTCCGCAAAGGCGGCATCATGGAAACGCACGGCGGCTTCGAGGCCGAGCACCGGGCGTTTTTGCTCTATCCCACCTTCCTACACCAGAACCCGGCGGAACTGCGCCCCGAGTTTCAGCCGCTGCTGCGCCCCGACCCTATGCCGGGCCAGATCGCCCTGCCCGCCCGCGCCGAGGTGCTGGACGTCTACAAGATCGAATCGCTGGAGCAGGTGCTGGCGCTCGAAGACCTGCAAGCCCTGAATGCCGCCGCCGTCGAGCGGAGATTTCACTACCGCAATCGGCCCTGGCTGCACGCCCTGGTGCTGCGCGTCTTTCCCTTGACGCCACCGCTGACGATCAGCGAGACGCCCGAGATGCTCGGCTGCGTGAGCTGGGTGCCGCTGGAGCTGGGCCTGGAGGTGCCTGCCGCCGCGCCCGCGCTGGCTGAGGCGGCGCTGGAGCACCTGCGCGGCGAGGTCAGGGATCGCCTTCACGTCAGGCGCTAGAGTGGGCAGATCATGTCCCAGACCCTCAGTTTCAAAGACACCATCGTCATCCGGGCGCGGCCCGACGTGCTGTTCCGGCTGACGCTTGACCCCAAGCGCCGCACCCGCTGGGACCCCAATATCCGCTTAGCCAGCTATGTGGGCGACGAGAAGCTCATCAGCGGCTCGCTGGTCAAAATCAAGCTGGAGCGCCGACTGCTGGGGTTGTCATACACCGCCAAGTACGGCCAGATTCAGGCTCCGTTTCGTGGCGGCTGGGAAGCGCTCAAGCCGTTCGGGCCACTGGAAAGGTACACCCAGGGCTGGGTCTTCAAGAACATTCCCGGCGGCACCGAGGTCACGCTCAGCACCAACGCGACCATCCGCTACAAGTTCATCGAGAAGCAGATCGAGGCGCAGCTTCGCAACATGAGCGGGCGCACCCTGATCGAGTTGCAGCGTGCTGTCGATCAGCAGGGCGCGCAACTGATGGAAGACACCGCCAAGCAGTATCAGGACAGGATGCGTGCCGAGAAGGAAGCGGCCAAACGTAAGGGCAAGCGGCAGCGGGCCCCCAAGTAGCTCCAGCTCTTACAGGGCTGCCCAGCCCTCGAAGCCGTCGTCGCCCACGCTTTCCAGCCGGGCGGTGCCGGTGCCGCCAGCATCCTGACCCTGATGGCTCACGGCGTAATTCCACCCGGCCTTGAGATTGAGGGCGAAGCTGGTGGTGGCCTGCGCCGCCGCCCCGGATGCGGGCGTGACCGGGCAGCGCCGTTCGCCCTGCACCCGCGTCGCCGTGCTGGCGTAGATCAGGGTGCGCTGGTCAAGGCGTTGGGCCCCGCCCGGATTGTCGCTGCGGGTCTGGCTCACCAGGGGCAGGGGAACGGTGCCACTCGCCGGAAAGGCGCTGAGCTGATTGATCTGATAAAACTGGGCTGCCGGATCGCTGGACGTGACGCTGCTGGTGCAATTCGGCGGCGTGTCTGCCAGCAGACTGGGCCGCAGGAAAGGCGACAGTGCCTGGGCGCTCGGCAGCGGCAGGGTAAAGCGGCCCGCGCTGTCGAGGCTGGTGCTGGCCAGCACCGTCTGATCTCGGGCCAGCACCCTGATTTGCCCCGCGCCGCCGGACCAGCCCCGCACCTGGGCGCGCACCTGGGTGATTCCTTTGGACGAGCAGGCGCTGAGCAGCAGCGGACCGAGGGCGAGCAGCAATAAAGCGCGCATGTGGGTGAGCATAGCGCCGGGGTCCCGGGGCAGATGTGCCGGGGGCGGCGAATGAGTGAATCACAGGTCAGGGTTATTTCCAGCGGCCCGATTTCTGGGGGGACAACCGACGCGCCTTGCCGCGCAGTTGCCTGAATTTCTGCTGACCGCGCCGCATGCCGTGGTCGGGCCGCACGCCGTCGGCAATCAGGTGCAACCACTGGCTGACGTAGTAGCCCAGCGCCAGCGGCAGCAGCCAGGTCAGGTTGAATTCTGACGGGCCGAGCGGAGGCCACTTCAAAGCAGGCCACACAGCGCTGAGAAGCGCCCACACGATGGTCAGCATCAGGCCCAGATAGACGAGCCGGGTCAGCGGTCCCAGCAGCCAGGTGTGTGACAGCCCCCGGTGACTGAACATCCGGCCATACGGCACCCACACGAAGCCCAGCCAGCCCCAGCGCCGCTTGCTGTCCACCCGGCCCTCGGCCAGATCGAGGTCAGGAGAGAGCAGGAAGGTTCCGGCGGCGTAGGCAGCGCTGAAGGCCAGGCCCTGCACCGGGGTAATGACGATCAGTTGCTGCTGGCTGCCCCATACGGCGGCGGCGGCGATCACGCCGTAAGTCGCCGTATTGATGATGTTGTGAACGCGCCCGCTTGGCATGCCGGGTATTGTGCCGCACCGCCCGCCCCGCAGGTCAATGCGGAGGCAAGCCCGGCAATCTGGTTCATCCCCCGTCAGCCGAAAAGCGGCATGCTGAGGCCAGATGAACCGCCTGAACCTGACTGCGCTGCTGGGCCTGAGCGCCCTGCTGACCGCCTGCCCCCAACCGGCCCCGCCCAGTGCTCTCAGTGACGCGGTGGTGGTCGCCGGACCTGCTTTGAGCGCCACGTATCAGGCGTCCTTTCAGGGAAGCTGGCTCATCAGCGGCCTGCCCGCCTGGCTCACCGCCTCGCCCAGCAGCGGCAGCGGCGACGTGAAGACCACCTTCCGCATCAACCGCAGCGCGGGCGCGCCGCACACCGCCGATCAGGTGCGGCTCAGCACGCCGGTCAAACTGGGCTGGCAAACGCCCGCTGGCGCAGCGGGCAGCGCGACCCTGACCGTGAGCGCCGATCTCTACCACCTCAGCGGTCAGGTGAGCGTGGCCGCCGCTTTGGGACAGGCTTTGCCCACGCCCGCGCCGCTGCGGGTGAATGCCCAGCCCGGCCCCCAGCCGAGCGCCCAGGGCATCATCGTCAAATACAAAACGGACGCGGCCTTTGCGGCGGCCCTGAGAGGAAACGGGTTTTCTGGAACTGGATTGTTCAGGGCGCAGTCGTTGGGCCTGAACTCGTATTCAGGCCGCACCCTGGTCGTGCAGCCTCAGTTCTTGCAAAGTCGGACCCCGCAAAGTCAGATCCTGCAAGCCCAGAACGTCCAGGCCCAGGCCCAGGCCCAGGCGACGGCCCTCACGGCGCTCAGGGCCGATCCGAACGTCGAGTACGCGGTGCCGAACGCCGTACTGCGTGCCCAGAACCTCCCAACCCAGCCCGGTTCGGGCCAGGCGCTCGACGTGCAGGCCCCCTACGCGCCCGCCGACCAGTACGCGCCCTTGCAGTATGCCTACCGCCTGATGGGCTACGGCGCGGTGTGGCGCGACATGAAGACCACGCCTTACCTCAAGCCGGTGACGGTGGCGGTGATCGATACTGGGGTGCGCTTCGACCACCCTGACCTGGCCGGGCGGCTGTGGAAAAGCAGCGAGGGCGCGCTCGACCTGGTGACCAGCGACACCTTCGGCCCCGACACCGATCCCACCGACCCCGGTGAAGCGGGCGTGGACGGCAGCCACGGCACCCACGTCAGCGGCATCATCGTGGCAGGCGAGGGCACCTTCGCCTCGCCCTGTGCCGGATGCAGCGAGAGCGGCGTGGTGGGCGCGGCCCTGACTGCACCCATCAAGGTGCTGCCGGTGCGGGCGATCGACCGCTTCGGGAACGCCTCGGAGTCAGACGTGGCGCTGGCGGTCAACTACGCTGCGGGCCAGCCGGTGACGGTTCAGGGTGTGACGTACACCAACCCGCACCCGGCCCAGGTCATCAACCTGTCGCTGGGCGGTCCGATCAGTGTGGCCGAGGCTCAGCCGCTGTGCGACGCCATCGCCGACGCCACCCAGCGGGGATCGCTGGTGGTCGTGGCGGCGGGCAACGGCGGCGGCACCCAGCCGTACTATCCGGCGGCCTGCGCGGGGGCCGTTAGCGTGGCCTCGGTGCGGCCCGATGTGGGCGGCCTGCCGCTGCACGCCGAGTACAGCCAGAGCTATCCCCAGGTGGCGCTGGCCGCGTACGGTGGGGCCGATCCCAGCAACCCCACCTTCAACATGAACCTGATGCTCGGTGGCAAGCCGGTGTCCGATTCGGTTTTCTCGACCTCCTGGGATTACCAGAAAAATCAACCCACCTACCAGTTCGAGTCCGGCACCTCGCAGGCCACGCCGCAGGTGAGCGCGCTGGTGGCGCTGCTGCTCAGCAAGGGTGTGGTCAGTACCCCGGCGGCAGCCTTGCAGCGCATTGAGGCCACCGCCACCGACCTCGGCGTGCCGGGCCGCGACAACGATACGGGTTTCGGCGTCATCAATGCGGCGGCGGCCCTGGGCGCGCCCGCTGTCAGCAACGTCTTCACGCTGAGCATTCTGGGCGAGGCGAGCACCTTCACGCCGCCGCTCGACAACGCGGGCCGCTTCAACGCCTACCTGCCGGACGGCGCGTTTCAGGTGCTGGCAGGCTTTGACCGCAGCGGCAACGGCCTGGGCGGCGAGGTGGGCGAGCCGGGTGCGAAGGCCACCGTCACCCTGGGGCCGGACCAGACAGCGGTGGACGTGGGGACGCTGAACGTTGGGCCGTGAGGGCAGGTTTCGACTTCCCCCACCACCATGCCCCGCAGCATGGCGTCAACTTCCAGCCTGATCCGTCAGCCGCGCCCAATCTTGCGGCGTGTCCACGTCGCGCAGCGCTGCCGAAGGCAGCGTCACCCAGGCCGCCTGCGCACTGTACTCGCGGATCAGGTGCTTGGGGCCGTGGTCGCCCGACTGGGTAAAACCGCCGAACAGATCGGCCCGGAACAGGTGCGGCGGAGCGCGCACGCCCTCAGCGCCGTAGCGGGCCAGCACCAGCGGTGCGTTCGTTTCCCGGAACAGCTCCAGCACCGCCCGGTGATGCTGGGACGTCACGAAGGGCATGTCAGCCAGCGCGAAGTGGGCTGCCGCTACTCCGCCGGGCAGCGCCGCCAGGCCCGCCCGGAAGCTCTCCGATAAACCGAGGTCGGGTCGGGGGCATTCGGTGAAAACCAGCGGCAGGTCAGCCAGTACCGCGCGTATCCGGATGCCCAGCTCGCCTGGCGGCACCACCGCCACCACGCCCGCAAACTCCGCTGCCAGTACGGCGCGGGCGGCCCGGCGCACCAGCGTCTCGCCGCCGAGCGCCAGCAGTTGCTTGGGCTGCCCCAGGCGGCGACTCAGTCCCGCTGCCAGCACCACGCCCCAGACCGGACTGTTCATGGCCTTTAGTTTAGCGGCCCGCAGTTGAGAAGCCCAGCGCCTGCTACCCTGAGCGGCAACCATGTCATCACCCTCAGCCGACCTCGGCGCGGCCCTTGCGGCCACCGGCTACCTGCCTTCCCCGGCCCTGAACACCGCCCTGCGGCTGGTGACGCTGCTGGGCAAGCCGCTCCTGCTCGAAGGCCCGGCGGGCGTCGGCAAGACCCAGGCCGCCAAAGCGCTGGCATCGGCGCTGGGCACTTCGCTGATCCGGCTGCAATGCTATGAGGGCCTCGATGCCCAGTCTGCTTTGTACGAGTGGAATTACCCGCGCCAGCTCCTGCATCTGCGCTTGCTGGAAGGCCAGGGCCAGCGCGAGAGCGAGCAAGACCTCTACCGCCCCGAGTTTCTGCTGCGCCGCCCACTGCTCGACGCCATCAGCCAGGACGTGGCCCCGGTGCTCTTGATCGACGAGGTGGACCGGGCTGACGAGGCGTTCGAGGCCTTCTTGCTCGAACTGCTGGCCGAGTGGCAGGTCAGCATTCCCGAACTCGGTACCGTGACGGCCAGGAGCCGCCCCCACGTCATTCTGACCAGCAACCGCGAGCGCGACCTGAGTGACGCCCTGCGCCGCCGCTGCCTGTACCTGTGGGTCGATTACCCCACGCCCGAGGCTGAGCTGGACATCGTGCGGACGCGCCTGCCGGGTGTGGAGGGGCGGCTGGCCCGCCAGGTGGTCGGCGCGGCGGCTTACCTGCGCGCCCTGCCGCTGGCCAAAACCCCCGGCATTGCCGAGACACTCGACTGGGTCGAGGCCCTGGTGGCCCTGCATCACGCGGCCCTTACGCCGGAGGTCGTGGAGGAAACGCTCGGCTGCGTGGTCAAGCTGCGTGAGGATCAGGCGGTGGTGCGCCAGAAGCTGCAAGCCTTGATGACGGCGGCACTACAAAACGTCTGATTGGAGCGGATACCGCGCGCCGACACTGCTCTAGTCCCGGGCCTCCTCGCTCTCCGGGTCGCGGCTCTCGCCGGGGCGCGGGTGTGGGGCGCTGATCTCCTGCTTGGACAGATCGGGTTTGGGCTGGTCACGCACCAGCCGGATCGAGATCGGCGCGTCGCCCATACTGATGGTGCGCTGCGGAAAGGGAATCTCGATGCCCGCCTGATCCATGGCAATCTTGATGCGGCGGTTGAACTCGCGGTGCAGGGCGTACTGGGTCTTGGGCTGCACCTTGAAGAGTGCCCGCAACTCGATGCCGTCGGCGGCCAGGTTGGTGACGCCCTGCACCTCCGGCCCGTCCAGAAAGTTGCCGCGCCATTCGGGGTCGGCGTAGAGGCCCTGAGAGACCTGTTCGAGTACCCGCAGCGCCTCATTGATGTTGGCCGTGTAGGTCACGTCCACCGTGGCGACCACCCGCGACCAGTCCTTGCTGC
This portion of the Deinococcus rubellus genome encodes:
- a CDS encoding nucleotidyltransferase family protein — protein: MNSPVWGVVLAAGLSRRLGQPKQLLALGGETLVRRAARAVLAAEFAGVVAVVPPGELGIRIRAVLADLPLVFTECPRPDLGLSESFRAGLAALPGGVAAAHFALADMPFVTSQHHRAVLELFRETNAPLVLARYGAEGVRAPPHLFRADLFGGFTQSGDHGPKHLIREYSAQAAWVTLPSAALRDVDTPQDWARLTDQAGS
- a CDS encoding metal-binding protein, translated to MPSGRVHNIINTATYGVIAAAAVWGSQQQLIVITPVQGLAFSAAYAAGTFLLSPDLDLAEGRVDSKRRWGWLGFVWVPYGRMFSHRGLSHTWLLGPLTRLVYLGLMLTIVWALLSAVWPALKWPPLGPSEFNLTWLLPLALGYYVSQWLHLIADGVRPDHGMRRGQQKFRQLRGKARRLSPQKSGRWK
- a CDS encoding AAA family ATPase, whose protein sequence is MSSPSADLGAALAATGYLPSPALNTALRLVTLLGKPLLLEGPAGVGKTQAAKALASALGTSLIRLQCYEGLDAQSALYEWNYPRQLLHLRLLEGQGQRESEQDLYRPEFLLRRPLLDAISQDVAPVLLIDEVDRADEAFEAFLLELLAEWQVSIPELGTVTARSRPHVILTSNRERDLSDALRRRCLYLWVDYPTPEAELDIVRTRLPGVEGRLARQVVGAAAYLRALPLAKTPGIAETLDWVEALVALHHAALTPEVVEETLGCVVKLREDQAVVRQKLQALMTAALQNV
- a CDS encoding S8 family serine peptidase, producing MNRLNLTALLGLSALLTACPQPAPPSALSDAVVVAGPALSATYQASFQGSWLISGLPAWLTASPSSGSGDVKTTFRINRSAGAPHTADQVRLSTPVKLGWQTPAGAAGSATLTVSADLYHLSGQVSVAAALGQALPTPAPLRVNAQPGPQPSAQGIIVKYKTDAAFAAALRGNGFSGTGLFRAQSLGLNSYSGRTLVVQPQFLQSRTPQSQILQAQNVQAQAQAQATALTALRADPNVEYAVPNAVLRAQNLPTQPGSGQALDVQAPYAPADQYAPLQYAYRLMGYGAVWRDMKTTPYLKPVTVAVIDTGVRFDHPDLAGRLWKSSEGALDLVTSDTFGPDTDPTDPGEAGVDGSHGTHVSGIIVAGEGTFASPCAGCSESGVVGAALTAPIKVLPVRAIDRFGNASESDVALAVNYAAGQPVTVQGVTYTNPHPAQVINLSLGGPISVAEAQPLCDAIADATQRGSLVVVAAGNGGGTQPYYPAACAGAVSVASVRPDVGGLPLHAEYSQSYPQVALAAYGGADPSNPTFNMNLMLGGKPVSDSVFSTSWDYQKNQPTYQFESGTSQATPQVSALVALLLSKGVVSTPAAALQRIEATATDLGVPGRDNDTGFGVINAAAALGAPAVSNVFTLSILGEASTFTPPLDNAGRFNAYLPDGAFQVLAGFDRSGNGLGGEVGEPGAKATVTLGPDQTAVDVGTLNVGP